TAATGAATTTAAGAAATATAACAATCGGCTTGGATTATGATACGTATATTGACTTGGATAATGCATTGCGCTACCAATTTCAACTTCGCACACGTTTTATTTGTAATTTCCTGTCCCGTCGTATACGAGAATTTAAAGTGAATACAAATCGTCAATATAATATGATTTCGGTTGCTTTATTACCGATGCATAGCGAGATAAAAAGTACAAAATAAAATATGGAGATGTATTAGCAACATATTTACCGTTCGATGATCAAAAGTATAAGGATTCTGTTCAAAATAACAATTTTGCCTATTATTTAGATCTACTACAACAAGGATTTATTAAGGCGTCAGAATTCACTATTGTACCTCTCGAAATACTTTTGAAATTGCTATATGATTTTAAAGAGGGGGAGTATAAAAATGAGTGGATACATAAAAAGAAACGTTTTAAAGACATTGATTTGGAAATTGTATTACGTTGTGAGTTCACGAGTAGCTATTTCCAGCTTATAACTATGGTAAGCCAGATCTCAACGAAAGAAAAGCTAGTTGAGGGAATTGCCATGAGAACCGAACCCGACGAGGTGTTGTTTGATAAAATGTTTAAAGATATTTTAGTTGATGATAAATCCATTATCATTACAGATTCTAGTGATTCTCCTCGAGTTCTAATTGATTTGAAAGATGTTAAACGGGGTGTTTTTAACAAAAAGTTTGCTCCATATATTTATGATTATTCATATTCAGAGGCAGAGAACGAACGGTATGAAGCTACTCACAACAATGTCGTTAGAATATTATCCTATAGTGGAAATTAGAGATGGAATCAATTATTTATATATTTTGGAATCAATTAGTGCTTTTTGGAAGTCAAATAAAATGGAAGTAGAATAATGTTCTGAACTTGTTTATGGATTTTTAATTCTACTTAAAGAACATAACAGCACCTTGTTTAGCCATTGGTATAAGAAGGGCCGGAGTAAAAAAGATGCAATGAAAAATGAAATAATTTTGGAACCTCTTTTTTTTAATAATGAAATTAATAGAAATTGGGATAAACTATTTCACAATCTAGGTGCAAGAATTTCCTATTGGACGGGAAATATTGGACCTGCAGATATTAGCTTTCAGGTTGGAGTTTATGGTGATAGGCCTCATCATGTGAACAGCTGTGTTTTAGGTCTGCCTGAGAAATGTGATTTTTATGAAGATGAACAAAATAGGATAAAATTAATTAGATTGTTTAAGGAATATTGGAAGCCAGGTGAGCTATTAATTAATGGCTCAAAAGTTAACTTTTAGATGTTGTTAGAAAAGAATTAATATTAAATGAGCTGGGACATAGTACTTTTTAAATCAAGACAGGATATAAGAGATCTTTCGATTCTGGATGAAAATAAACTCGAAGTGACAGATTTTAATCAGATTCTTGACAATTCATTCAGAGAAATTAAAGTGGATGGTGATCATCGGGAAATTAGTGGAGACGATTTTTCGATAGATTATTTCGCGTCTGAACCAAACAGCAATTTCATGCTGAGCCTAAATGGAGAGAAAGCTATGCAGATAATGATTGAGTTAGCGAAAGAGCATAAATGGCAAATTTATGATTCTGCTTTAGATGCGATGATCGATTTAGACAATCCTTTAAATAACGGATATGAAAAGCATCAAAATTATGTTGAATATATTTTAAATAAACCCGAGGCTTAATCATTGGCTATATCTTGTAAACAGCCATTAGATTTAAAAAAATGACAAAGAGAGAGTTTTTAAGAAATGAACTGCTTCGCGGTGTTGAAGCAAAAATTGTGGATTCGGGATTTAAATTGATAAAATCAAAAGCATGTTTTATTAAAAAGACAACATTTGGATGGATGAAATATGTAGTCACATTTCTTCTTGATGACAATGGTTGGATTATTAGACCAGATTTGTTAGCAAGATTTAATAATGTGGAAGATTTCTTTCATCAAGGGTCAGGATTTGAAAAAAAAATATCAAAAAGTTGGATGAGGACTATTACCGTTACTATGAATCTTTTTCCGATGGCTTTTATCTAGAAACTTATAATAATATTCGGGAATTAGTTTTTAAAGATATTGAATAAATATGGATGCGGGCGAATTTGATGAGGTTATAAGCCTAATATATCAAAACCGATTTACTGACATTGAAAAATTATTTAAATCTGGGCTGGACGTTAGAAAAAAAGATAACGAAGGAAGGACAATATTATTCCATGCTGTGCTTGATGATAACCCTGCTTTGGTAAGTTTCTTTATTAAGAAAGGATTTGAAGTGAACGTACAGGATAATTTAGGTTGGACTCCGTTACATCATTGTGCGCAAAATTATCAAACTGAAATTGCAAAAATACTTATTGAAAATGGTGCAGATCTTGAGATGAATGATAATTATGGAAATACTGCTTTATTTCGGGCAGCATTTGCTTCACAAGGTAAAGGGGATATGATCAGATTATTACTGGAACACGGAGCCAATCAAGATAGTAAAAATAATGCAGGTGTTAGTCCAAGGCAGTTAGCAAATACAATAGAGAATTACGATGTTAAGCAATTTTTTTGAATGATGTCCCAGTGTGAATGAGTAAATGCTATTTGATGTGAATATACGCGATAATTTATGATAGCTACCATTACAACATTGTGCACAAAATTACCTAGTTGGAATTGCAAAAATGCTTAAATGGTACGGGTCTCGGGATTAAGGATCATTACGGCAATACAGCTTTATTTTCGTACTACATTTGCTTCAAAAGCTAAAGGAGAGATGATCAGATTATTGTTGGAGGAGAGTAACATTTTTTATGCAACTTCAATAGCTCGGCTTCGGCATAAAAAGTTAGGTGAAATATCAGTGCTATAAAACTCAGTAGTATTCGTTATTAACCGCTTAAACATCTATGACTTTTTATGTGTTTAATGAAAGCTGATCTTATAGAACGGATTTAATATTTGGATAAATACTGTTGTTGCTTAACGATAATTTCAATATTTTTGTTTCAAATTCTTTAGGCCACATTAACTTGTTGAATATGATCTACGGATTTAACTAACCTTATTATATTTTTAAAATGCGAATTTTACGATATTTCGGTTCTCTTGCCCTTCTCCTGGTTTTCGGCTGTTTCTCTAGGCAAGCTCTTGCCCAAAATAAAGTCCATGAACCTACTTTTTTAAGCCCAAATGCTGCTTCCCTTTTAAGTTATAACCAGTCTTCTGTAAACGGATATACTGGTCAGATAAATTTGAGCGTACCAATTTGGCATATTGAATCCAAAGGATTGTCGCTTAATCTATCTTTGGGATATAATTCTGGCGGAAACAAAGTAGAAGATATCGCATCATGGGTTGGTCTTGGATGGAATCTTTCGGGATTGCCAATGATCAGCAGACAGATCCGGGGTTTACCTGACGAGGAACCTGGAGGGTATATTGAAGGATACCAAGGACGTGCGATGGAATACTATGTCAATAATTTCGAAGGTTCTACTCTGTATAATGATTTTAAAATCTCATCAGCGACCAATCCTGTAGATACTGAAGCAGATGTGTTTTATCTATCTGTGAGTAATTTTTCTGGAAGATTTTTTTATGACCAAATTTCAAACAGATTTCTGACGGAAGAAATAACCGATATAAAAATTGTCTACGATCGGAATACAAATTCATTTACTGTAACTGATGATTCAGGAATTGTATATACTTTTTCAGTAGGAGAAACTTCCCAATTGAATGGAACCGTTCCAGGTAAATCGACAGTGAACTCCTGGTTACCTAGCAAGATTGAAAATTCAACTAAAACTAGTAGCATTCAAATTGATTACACGCTAGAAAATCAATTAAGTTATCGTATAGGACCTAACTTAAAATACATACAATTTGGGCCCAATTATAATGGTAGCTTAAACGATAATTTTTCTTTTTTAACGAGTTTAGTCAAGTCATATATGCCCTCTGTTATAACCTATGACGGTGGAAAGATCAAATTTATTAAGAATATAGCGGAAAGAGAGGATTTGGCAGGGGGATATAGTTTGAACAAAGTGATCATTTCAGATTCTAAAGATAACGTAATTTCGCAAACTGATTTTCAATACTCGTATAAAGCAGGTTCGGGAACAACAACATATCGCTCAAACAAATGGATGTTTTTAGATAGTGTAAACCTAAGTGGATCAAATGGCAGTTTTAATCAAAAATACCGCTTTAGTTATGATGTAGTATCTATGCCTCCTTCTCGGATATCTTATGCACAGGACTGGTGGGGATATTATAATGGTGCAATTACAAATACTAATTTAATAGGCCCGAGTATGGTAACGGTACCTGGACAGACCAGCAAATTGCACATAGATGGTTCAAATCGTTTGGTCAATGAACAATATTCCCAATTTGGTATTCTTAAAAAAGTACAATATCCGACTGGGGGCAGTGCTGAGTATTCTTATGAGAATAATGAAACAGCTGATATGAAGGTTCCCTCGAGTTATGATAAACAACAATTGTTTCTTTCGGCCGAAGAAATGTGGCAGGATCCCGAGCCAGTTTTCCCCAATCAGAAGTCATTTGTTGCAAATTTTACGATAAATAATAGCTTTGATCCTTTCTTAAACAATAATCCAAACGGAGGAGCATTTTTATCCGCCGATGTAACGGATTTAGGGGTACCTGCAGGTACCATGGGGGCTTCGTTACGGATTCGTGGGATTTCCGCTACCAATACCAATATCTCTCGTTTATTTTATGATAGTTTTAGCAATGCCTATTTCCCTAATGGTGATTACGAGATAAAGGCGGAGTTTAACCAAAATCCTCCCAATTATATGAACTTTGTGTGCGGATTGTCCTGGTATACTAAAAGAAGTTTGACAACAAATAAATTAGGGGGGCTTAGAATTCGTGAGACTAAAGACTATCCTGCTATTGGTACCATTGCATTTGTCAAAAAATACTATTATTCTTATGACCGGTTCGGACAGAAATCTTCGGGAAAACTTTTTAGTGGAAGCAACTTTAACAACGTAATAGATCATGTCTCTCATATTCAGAACAATCAGATAGGTTTAAATTATTATGTAGAAATATCTGCTTCGCCAAGTACACAGACAACATCTCAAAGTTCTTCGGTAGTTGGTTACGATCGGGTATATGAAATGATGATAAGCAATAACGACACAACACTTGTGAAGTACGATTATATCAATTTACCAGATGAAAACTCTTTTACACATCCTTATCCTCCGGCGCAATCCTTTGTATTGCAAAACGGGAAAATTCGACAAGAAACAGTTTACTTATTGAAAAATAACAAATTAGATTCTCTCCAAAAAACTTCCAATGACTATGATCTGACTCCAGGAGATCAAGTATTTTATAATTTGAAAAGAATTGATGATGACGGAACTTATGGAGGGGCATTTACAGGTACGATCGAATATCCTGGTTATTATCCTTATACTTTTACACGTTTAAAATGTAATTTGTTAAATACTGTAAAGACAACGTACTCTCCAGTAGGTAACACTCAGTCTTCAACGACGAATTTTTATAACGATTTAGGTGATTTAATTCAAAGTGACCAAAGTTTAAGTACGGGTAGAACAACACGATATAAATTCATATATCCTGGAGAAACGACGTTTAACGGTGCGAATGAAAGTGCACGGCTTTGGATGGTGGCAAATAACGTAGTGGCAAAACCCGTTCGTACGAAAAAATACGAAGTTAATGGCAGTACAGAGAAATTGTTGGAAGAGAGTGTTTCCTTTCATAAACAATATGGAACTCTTTCTCAAAACGTATTTATTGAAAAGACTGAAATATTGAAACCCACTGAAGTTAGTGAACGTATAGTTTTCCCATCCTACGATAAATATGGAAATCTGCAAGAAATAAAAAAACAGGAAAATCCAACGGTAACCTATCTTTGGGGCTATAATGGTCTTTATCCAATTGCCGAAATCAAGAATGCAACTTACACAGAAGTGGCTACAGTACTCACTCAAGCGGCGATCGATAACCTGAACGGCAGTCAGACTGAGGCTAGCATGGAGACCCTGATCAAAGCAGCATCGGATAAGCTTCGTAGTGATTCTAGACTTGCTAAGGCCATGGTGACGACCTATACCTATAAGCCCTTGGTTGGTATGACGAGTAAGATGGATGCCCGTGGGATTATCGAGTATTATAACTACGACGGTATGCAGCGCCTGCAGGCCATCCTTGACCACCTAAACAATGTAAACAGGTCCTTTGATTACCATTACCGTTCCAATTAAGCCTACCCGTTATGAAAAAGAACTTTTTAATCTTATTGTCGTTAGCCGCATTGGTGGAGATTTTGATACCGTTAAATATGGAATAACTCGTACCTTTATCCCTATGACCGATATCCAGAAGAGATTTGACCGTATACTTGCTATTTATATGCATCTGCAAGCTAAACCTGTTGTGACAGCTGCAGCGTTGGCAGAACGATATGAAGTAAGTCAGCGTACCATTTATAGAGATATTCGTTCTCTGATGCAGGCAGGGGTACCTATTTATGGTGAAGCGGGAAGCGGTTATTCTTTGGTGGAGGGATATAAGATGCCACCTTTGCAATTTACAAGGGAAGAGGCATTGAGTTTTGTCGCAGCAGAGAAATTAGTTGAAAAATATACAGACCGGAATCTTGCTCATCATTTTACCACGGCATTGCTGAAAATGAAAGCTATATTACGGGGCAACGAAAAAGAACAGGTAGCCTTAGTTGGGGATAACTTTCTGGTGCGCGGTGGGCGGCATCAATTCAATGAGAAGCTAACCCATGGCACCAATATTCTGATCGAAAGCATCGCAGCAAAGAAATGTGTTGAAATCTATTATTCCAAACCTTCCGATAAAACTCCAGAAAGGCGTGAAATCGAAGCTGTGGGTATTTTTGTGGAGAGCAAGTTTTGGTATGTACTTGCTTTTTGTAGATTGCGACAAGATTATAGGCAATTCCGCTTGGATAGAATAAACAATATTAGAATACTTGCTGAAGATTTTGGAAAAGAGCATCCCGAACTGTCTTTCTTTCTGAGTAAGCGACATGAAGTGCCGACAACCAAAGTGGTGGTGCAAGTGGATAAAGAAATGGCTAGGTATATGGAGTGGGATCGTCACTATTTTGGTTTCCAAGAAGAAATTGTTACCGATAACTATGTGGAAATGCATTTTGACTGC
The Sphingobacterium multivorum genome window above contains:
- a CDS encoding ankyrin repeat domain-containing protein; this encodes MDAGEFDEVISLIYQNRFTDIEKLFKSGLDVRKKDNEGRTILFHAVLDDNPALVSFFIKKGFEVNVQDNLGWTPLHHCAQNYQTEIAKILIENGADLEMNDNYGNTALFRAAFASQGKGDMIRLLLEHGANQDSKNNAGVSPRQLANTIENYDVKQFF
- a CDS encoding helix-turn-helix transcriptional regulator, which codes for MITITVPIKPTRYEKELFNLIVVSRIGGDFDTVKYGITRTFIPMTDIQKRFDRILAIYMHLQAKPVVTAAALAERYEVSQRTIYRDIRSLMQAGVPIYGEAGSGYSLVEGYKMPPLQFTREEALSFVAAEKLVEKYTDRNLAHHFTTALLKMKAILRGNEKEQVALVGDNFLVRGGRHQFNEKLTHGTNILIESIAAKKCVEIYYSKPSDKTPERREIEAVGIFVESKFWYVLAFCRLRQDYRQFRLDRINNIRILAEDFGKEHPELSFFLSKRHEVPTTKVVVQVDKEMARYMEWDRHYFGFQEEIVTDNYVEMHFDCINMENGFARWYLMFADKGRIIEPESLKDVVRRLLSAAFKQV